One stretch of Streptomyces sp. NBC_01142 DNA includes these proteins:
- a CDS encoding DUF5719 family protein has translation MKRTTISLIAVTTALAAVTAVATLTAPEGGATAEAKAPARLPVERSSLLCPAPSSSELAETEYTSFTPVGDAGEAKDDAKNGTAELKPSSSVTLADPDTELKKDDPKDDTKNGTKKDDEAKGAKKPGRDKALLALKEPGKPVAATASGGDAPALVGTATGRLAPGWAAQQTTTVTAGGGAGLLGVSCTAPDTDFWFPGASTAKERQDYVHLTNPDDTAAVADIELYGKDGTLKTTLVDGVTVPAGSSVPVLLSTLTSAEPAADLTVHVTTLTGRVGAVVRAADDERGSDWLTRSADPSGTAVLPGIPADATSVQLVAFAPGEADADLKIQLAGPGGRITPAGHETLHVKSGMTASVDLADVTKGEAGSLILSPAQSGRATPVVAALRVVRGKGDEQEMAFIPATAPVGARATAADNRAKGAILSLTAPGAAARVKVTASAGTEAGAQVVKTYTLKAGTTLAVTPPVPSGLKGSYALTVETESGGPVHASRTLTLPEDGIPMFTVQTLPDDRGTVAVPEAEQDLSVLDD, from the coding sequence GTGAAGCGCACAACCATCTCCCTGATCGCGGTCACCACCGCCCTCGCCGCGGTCACCGCCGTCGCCACGCTCACCGCGCCGGAGGGCGGTGCCACGGCGGAGGCGAAGGCCCCGGCGCGCCTGCCCGTCGAACGTTCCAGCCTGCTCTGCCCGGCGCCCAGCAGCTCCGAGCTCGCCGAGACCGAGTACACCTCGTTCACCCCGGTGGGGGACGCCGGTGAAGCGAAGGACGACGCGAAGAACGGCACGGCCGAACTGAAGCCGTCGTCCTCCGTCACGTTGGCCGACCCGGACACCGAGCTGAAGAAGGACGATCCGAAGGACGACACGAAGAACGGCACGAAGAAGGACGACGAGGCGAAGGGCGCGAAGAAGCCGGGCCGGGACAAGGCGCTGCTCGCGCTGAAGGAGCCGGGCAAGCCCGTCGCGGCCACGGCGAGCGGCGGCGACGCCCCCGCCCTCGTCGGCACCGCCACCGGTCGTCTCGCCCCCGGCTGGGCCGCCCAGCAGACCACCACGGTCACGGCGGGCGGCGGCGCCGGACTGCTCGGCGTCAGCTGTACCGCGCCCGACACCGACTTCTGGTTCCCCGGTGCCTCCACCGCCAAGGAGCGCCAGGACTACGTCCACCTCACCAACCCGGACGACACCGCGGCCGTCGCCGACATCGAGCTGTACGGCAAGGACGGCACCCTCAAGACCACGCTGGTCGACGGCGTCACGGTCCCCGCCGGATCCAGCGTCCCCGTCCTGCTCTCCACGCTGACCTCCGCCGAGCCCGCCGCGGACTTGACCGTCCATGTCACGACCCTGACGGGCCGCGTGGGCGCGGTGGTGCGGGCCGCCGACGACGAGCGGGGCAGCGACTGGCTGACCCGCTCGGCCGACCCGTCGGGCACCGCGGTACTGCCCGGCATCCCGGCGGACGCCACCTCGGTGCAGCTGGTCGCCTTCGCGCCCGGCGAGGCCGACGCCGACCTGAAGATCCAACTCGCCGGCCCGGGCGGCCGGATCACGCCGGCCGGACACGAGACGCTGCACGTCAAGTCGGGCATGACCGCGAGCGTCGACCTGGCGGACGTCACCAAGGGCGAGGCCGGGTCCCTGATCCTCAGCCCGGCCCAGAGCGGCCGCGCGACCCCGGTGGTGGCGGCGCTGCGCGTCGTGCGCGGCAAGGGCGACGAGCAGGAGATGGCCTTCATTCCGGCGACGGCTCCGGTGGGTGCGCGGGCGACCGCGGCCGACAACCGGGCCAAGGGGGCGATCCTCTCCCTGACCGCGCCGGGCGCCGCCGCCCGGGTCAAGGTCACCGCATCGGCGGGCACGGAGGCGGGCGCCCAGGTCGTCAAGACGTACACGCTCAAGGCCGGGACCACGCTGGCGGTCACCCCGCCGGTGCCGTCCGGACTGAAGGGCTCGTACGCGCTGACCGTGGAGACGGAGTCGGGCGGCCCGGTGCACGCGTCGCGCACGCTCACGCTGCCGGAGGACGGCATCCCGATGTTCACGGTGCAGACGCTGCCGGACGACCGGGGGACGGTGGCGGTGCCCGAGGCGGAGCAGGACCTGTCCGTACTCGACGACTGA
- a CDS encoding glycosyltransferase family 2 protein yields MSATTAAFVPAHPPEFPRHVVTAVLVSHDGARWLPDVLAGLLGQERPVQNVVAADTGSADDSARLVTEALGAERVLHLARRTGFGTAVDEAVRTAGVLTPDDLPYLKRPSGWDPVSRSWRDDAYDMPELPHGEPVQWLWLLHDDSAPEPGALAELLRVADSDEYAAVVGPKLRGWYDRKQLLEAGVSIANSGRRWTGLDRREQDQGQHDQIRSVLSVSSAGMLLRRDVFEQLGGFDRRLPLMRDDVDLCWRAHAAGHRVLVAPDAVMRHAEAAARERRTVDCAGRSIANPHRVDKAGAVYTLLTNARGAALPYVLLRIVLGTLMRTLAYLVGKAPSQAVDEVMGLFGTLLRPERIIAGRRRRARQGGAVEASELRPLFPPPGATVRATVEQLAGSLGSRSDADTGGSRHGAVETGPGGDDADFLEIEQFARLKKIARKPGPVLFAVLLIVSLVACRSLFGGGSLAGGALLPAPADVSDLWARYADSWHPVGTGGTQTAPPYLAVLAALSALFLGSTGFALTVLLVCSVPLAGLTAYFASRPIVESRLLRAWASIAYAFLPAATGALATGRIGTAVLAILLPLIARAGVAAHGLRGGSGSGSARGSWRATWAYALLLTLCMAFTPIVWPIALVLGLGVLVLRRQDITAYALRFLAAVGTPLLVLAPWSLTLLTGPSGFLREAGLAFGTGSASALDLLGMSPGGPKTAGGILLIGIVLAALAALLRDERQFAIRAAWAVALIALIFAALANGSGWAGPATLVYGIALLAAAVLGAEGGRTRVAAQNFGWRQPVAVLIALAAGLAPLLAAGNWMLSGAAGPLERRDPVQVPAFVAEESDTRDQPRTLVLGGASAAKVSYTLVRGSGSRLGDAELTEAAGSDTRLDKIVANLVAGSGADQTSQLSGFAIRYVLVRDGAPRQTSRVLDATPGLNRMSQLDGSSLWSVDRQVARATIVTGKNDPLPVASDAVEAHAKIPAGESGRVLRIADRAEEGWQATLDGRALTKTVVDGWAQGFELPAEGGRLDLTYNDPATHTAWIWGQGVLALVLLVLALPGRRREIDDDLPEEEIAVPAQAMEGEGRRARRLRAQAEADAEAVAGAESAADPAGAAQAFPDPYAQLPAEQGPFAQQQGEQQPSPYAAVPRQQQYGEWDAQGYPDAGYAAPAPYGNEQQYQGPDQGAQYGGEQQYGADQYQQQQPYQADPYQAAPYGDGQYQEGQYQQGQYDPYAYGQQTDRPYADGSEPEQHPDPNGNQAPGQGQWPTGNPSRGESE; encoded by the coding sequence ATGTCCGCCACCACAGCCGCGTTTGTTCCCGCACACCCGCCAGAGTTCCCGCGGCATGTCGTCACCGCCGTGCTCGTCTCCCACGACGGTGCACGCTGGCTCCCCGACGTCCTCGCCGGGCTGCTCGGCCAGGAACGCCCCGTACAGAACGTCGTCGCCGCCGACACCGGCAGCGCCGACGACTCCGCGCGGCTGGTCACCGAGGCGCTCGGCGCCGAACGCGTACTGCATCTCGCCCGCCGCACCGGCTTCGGCACCGCCGTCGACGAGGCCGTCCGCACCGCCGGCGTCCTCACCCCCGACGACCTGCCCTACCTGAAGCGGCCCAGCGGCTGGGACCCGGTCAGCAGGAGCTGGCGCGACGACGCCTACGACATGCCCGAGCTGCCCCACGGCGAGCCCGTGCAGTGGCTGTGGCTCCTCCACGACGACAGCGCACCCGAACCCGGCGCCCTCGCCGAGCTGCTGCGCGTCGCCGACTCCGACGAGTACGCCGCCGTCGTCGGACCCAAACTCCGCGGCTGGTACGACCGCAAGCAGCTCCTCGAAGCAGGCGTCTCCATCGCCAACAGCGGACGCCGCTGGACCGGACTCGACCGGCGCGAACAGGACCAGGGACAGCACGACCAGATCCGCTCCGTCCTGTCCGTCTCCTCCGCCGGCATGCTCCTCCGCCGCGACGTCTTCGAGCAGCTCGGCGGCTTCGACCGGCGGCTGCCCCTCATGCGCGACGACGTCGACCTGTGCTGGCGTGCCCACGCCGCCGGTCACCGCGTCCTCGTCGCCCCCGACGCCGTCATGCGGCACGCCGAAGCCGCCGCACGCGAACGCCGCACCGTCGACTGCGCGGGACGCTCCATCGCCAACCCGCACCGCGTCGACAAAGCCGGCGCCGTCTACACCCTCCTCACCAACGCGCGCGGCGCGGCCCTCCCGTACGTACTCCTGCGCATCGTCCTCGGCACCCTGATGCGCACCCTCGCCTATCTCGTCGGCAAAGCACCCAGCCAGGCCGTCGACGAGGTCATGGGACTCTTCGGCACCCTGCTGCGCCCCGAGCGGATCATCGCCGGCCGCCGCAGACGAGCCAGACAAGGCGGCGCCGTCGAAGCGAGCGAACTGCGCCCGCTCTTCCCGCCGCCCGGCGCGACCGTCAGAGCCACCGTCGAACAGCTCGCAGGCAGCCTCGGCAGCCGCTCCGACGCCGACACCGGAGGCTCGCGGCACGGCGCCGTGGAAACAGGACCCGGCGGCGACGACGCGGACTTCCTCGAGATCGAGCAGTTCGCGCGGCTGAAAAAGATCGCCCGCAAGCCCGGCCCCGTGCTGTTCGCCGTGCTGCTGATCGTCTCCCTCGTCGCCTGCCGCTCACTGTTCGGCGGCGGATCGCTGGCCGGCGGCGCCCTGCTGCCCGCACCCGCCGATGTCTCCGACCTCTGGGCGCGCTACGCCGACAGCTGGCACCCCGTCGGCACCGGCGGCACCCAGACCGCGCCTCCCTACCTCGCCGTCCTGGCAGCCCTGTCCGCACTGTTCCTCGGCTCCACCGGTTTCGCGCTCACCGTGCTGCTCGTCTGTTCGGTGCCGCTCGCCGGACTCACCGCGTACTTCGCCTCCCGCCCCATCGTCGAATCCCGGCTGCTGCGGGCCTGGGCGAGCATCGCGTACGCATTCCTGCCCGCCGCGACCGGCGCACTGGCCACCGGGCGGATCGGCACCGCCGTACTGGCGATCCTGCTGCCGCTCATCGCCCGCGCGGGCGTCGCCGCACACGGACTCCGCGGCGGCTCCGGCAGCGGCAGCGCGCGCGGCAGCTGGCGAGCCACCTGGGCGTACGCCCTGCTGCTCACCCTCTGCATGGCCTTCACGCCCATCGTGTGGCCGATCGCGCTCGTCCTCGGCCTCGGCGTCCTCGTCCTGCGCCGCCAGGACATCACCGCCTACGCGCTGCGCTTCCTCGCCGCCGTCGGCACCCCGCTCCTGGTGCTCGCGCCCTGGTCGCTGACGCTGCTCACCGGTCCGTCCGGATTCCTCCGCGAAGCGGGACTCGCCTTCGGCACCGGATCGGCGTCCGCGCTCGACCTCCTCGGCATGAGCCCCGGCGGCCCCAAGACCGCCGGCGGAATCCTGCTCATCGGCATCGTGCTGGCGGCACTCGCCGCCCTGCTGCGTGACGAGCGGCAGTTCGCGATCCGTGCCGCCTGGGCCGTCGCCCTCATCGCACTGATCTTCGCGGCACTCGCCAACGGCTCCGGATGGGCAGGCCCCGCCACCCTCGTCTACGGCATCGCGCTGCTCGCCGCCGCCGTCCTCGGCGCCGAAGGCGGCCGCACCCGCGTCGCCGCCCAGAACTTCGGCTGGCGCCAGCCCGTCGCCGTACTCATCGCCCTTGCCGCCGGCCTCGCCCCGCTGCTCGCCGCCGGCAACTGGATGCTCAGCGGTGCCGCCGGCCCGCTCGAGCGACGCGACCCCGTACAGGTGCCCGCCTTTGTCGCGGAAGAGAGCGACACCCGCGACCAGCCCCGCACCCTCGTCCTCGGGGGCGCTTCTGCCGCCAAGGTCTCCTACACCCTCGTTCGCGGCTCCGGCAGCCGTCTGGGCGACGCCGAACTGACCGAGGCGGCCGGCAGCGACACCCGCCTCGACAAGATCGTCGCCAATCTGGTCGCGGGCTCCGGCGCCGACCAGACCAGCCAGCTCAGCGGCTTCGCCATCCGCTACGTACTCGTACGCGACGGAGCACCCCGCCAGACCAGCCGCGTCCTCGACGCCACCCCCGGCCTGAACCGGATGAGCCAGCTCGACGGCAGCTCCCTGTGGAGCGTCGACCGGCAGGTCGCCCGGGCGACCATCGTCACCGGCAAGAACGACCCGCTTCCGGTCGCGTCCGACGCGGTCGAAGCCCACGCGAAGATCCCCGCCGGGGAATCCGGGCGCGTACTGCGCATCGCGGACCGGGCGGAGGAAGGCTGGCAGGCCACACTCGACGGCCGCGCACTGACGAAGACCGTCGTCGACGGCTGGGCGCAGGGCTTCGAACTCCCCGCCGAGGGCGGCCGACTGGACCTCACGTACAACGACCCGGCCACCCACACGGCCTGGATCTGGGGCCAGGGCGTGCTCGCGCTGGTACTGCTGGTGCTCGCCCTGCCGGGCCGCAGGCGGGAGATCGACGACGACCTGCCGGAGGAGGAGATCGCCGTCCCCGCGCAAGCGATGGAGGGCGAGGGGCGCAGGGCCCGCAGGCTCCGCGCGCAGGCGGAAGCGGACGCGGAAGCGGTGGCCGGGGCGGAATCCGCTGCCGATCCGGCCGGGGCGGCGCAGGCCTTCCCGGACCCGTACGCCCAACTCCCGGCGGAACAGGGCCCTTTCGCCCAGCAGCAGGGCGAGCAGCAGCCGTCGCCGTACGCGGCGGTGCCCCGGCAGCAGCAGTACGGCGAATGGGACGCCCAGGGCTACCCGGACGCCGGATACGCCGCTCCTGCCCCGTACGGCAACGAGCAGCAGTACCAGGGCCCGGACCAGGGCGCTCAGTACGGCGGTGAGCAGCAGTACGGCGCCGATCAGTACCAGCAACAGCAGCCCTACCAGGCCGATCCGTACCAGGCAGCGCCCTACGGGGACGGCCAGTACCAGGAGGGCCAGTACCAGCAGGGGCAGTACGACCCCTACGCCTACGGACAGCAGACCGACCGGCCCTACGCCGACGGCAGCGAGCCCGAGCAGCACCCCGACCCGAACGGCAACCAGGCCCCGGGCCAGGGGCAGTGGCCGACCGGCAACCCATCGCGAGGCGAGTCAGAGTGA
- a CDS encoding WhiB family transcriptional regulator has protein sequence MTELFEQLLVEDADEELGWQERALCAQTDPESFFPEKGGSTREAKKVCLACEVRSECLEYALANDERFGIWGGLSERERRRLKKAAV, from the coding sequence ATGACCGAGCTGTTCGAACAACTGCTGGTCGAGGACGCGGACGAGGAACTCGGCTGGCAGGAGCGCGCGTTGTGCGCCCAGACCGATCCCGAGTCCTTCTTCCCCGAGAAGGGCGGTTCCACCCGCGAGGCCAAGAAGGTCTGCCTCGCCTGCGAAGTCCGCTCCGAATGCCTCGAGTACGCCCTCGCCAACGACGAGCGATTCGGCATCTGGGGCGGCCTGTCCGAACGCGAACGCCGCCGGCTGAAGAAGGCCGCCGTCTGA
- a CDS encoding cysteine dioxygenase family protein — protein sequence MNSDSDLQIAGDILAVQHLLQPAPEHPATVADFAGLARSLADDRAQWAHLVQYDTTTRWYHRLRTGPGYEVWLLSWIPGQGSGLHDHGLSSGVLTVLEGELTERTDRSSRSLAAGAQRVFAPGYVHEVVNDSFEPAVSLHIYYPGLTEMPMHSAQCSPADRDVVHA from the coding sequence ATGAACAGCGACAGCGACCTCCAGATCGCCGGCGACATCCTCGCCGTACAGCACCTTCTCCAGCCCGCCCCCGAGCACCCGGCCACCGTCGCCGACTTCGCCGGCCTCGCCCGCTCCCTCGCCGACGACCGTGCGCAGTGGGCCCATCTCGTCCAGTACGACACCACCACCCGCTGGTACCACCGGCTGCGCACCGGCCCCGGCTACGAGGTGTGGCTGCTGTCCTGGATCCCGGGGCAGGGCAGCGGGCTGCACGACCACGGCCTGTCCTCGGGTGTGCTGACCGTCCTCGAGGGAGAGTTGACCGAGCGCACCGACCGGTCGTCGCGCTCCCTGGCCGCCGGCGCGCAGCGGGTGTTCGCGCCCGGCTATGTGCACGAGGTTGTCAACGATTCGTTCGAACCTGCCGTCAGCCTGCACATCTACTACCCGGGTCTGACCGAGATGCCGATGCACAGCGCACAGTGCTCCCCGGCCGACCGGGATGTCGTACACGCCTGA
- the cofD gene encoding 2-phospho-L-lactate transferase, with translation MRIVVLAGGIGGARFLRGLKQAAPDADVTVIGNTGDDIHLFGLKVCPDLDTVMYTLGGGINEEQGWGRTDETFQVKSELAAYGVGPEWFGLGDRDFATHIVRTQMLAAGYPLSAVTEALCARWNPGVRLLPMSDDRVETHVAVEVDGERKVIHFQEYWVKLRASVAAEAVVPVGADQAKPAPGVLEAIASADVILFPPSNPVVSVGTILAVPGIREAIADAGVPVVGLSPIVGDAPVRGMADKVLAAVGVEATAAAVARHYGSGLLDGWLVDTVDAGAVADVEGAGIRCRAVPLLMSDVDATAEMVRQALELAEEVRA, from the coding sequence ATGCGCATTGTGGTTCTGGCCGGCGGCATCGGCGGCGCCCGTTTCCTCCGCGGCCTCAAGCAGGCCGCGCCCGACGCGGACGTCACGGTGATCGGCAACACCGGTGACGACATCCATCTGTTCGGCCTCAAGGTCTGCCCCGACCTCGACACGGTGATGTACACCCTCGGCGGTGGCATCAACGAGGAGCAGGGCTGGGGGCGTACGGACGAAACCTTCCAGGTCAAGAGCGAGCTCGCGGCGTACGGCGTCGGTCCCGAGTGGTTCGGGCTCGGCGACCGCGACTTCGCCACCCACATCGTCCGTACGCAGATGCTCGCCGCGGGCTACCCGCTCAGCGCCGTCACCGAGGCGCTCTGCGCGCGCTGGAACCCCGGCGTGCGGCTGCTGCCGATGTCCGACGACCGCGTCGAGACACACGTCGCCGTCGAGGTGGACGGCGAGCGCAAGGTGATCCACTTCCAGGAGTACTGGGTGAAGCTGCGGGCGTCGGTGGCCGCCGAGGCCGTCGTCCCCGTCGGCGCGGACCAGGCCAAGCCCGCGCCCGGAGTGCTGGAGGCCATCGCCTCCGCGGACGTCATCCTCTTCCCGCCGTCCAATCCCGTCGTCAGCGTCGGCACGATCCTCGCGGTGCCCGGCATCCGCGAAGCCATCGCCGACGCGGGCGTCCCGGTCGTGGGCCTGTCCCCCATCGTCGGGGACGCGCCCGTGCGCGGCATGGCCGACAAGGTCCTGGCGGCGGTGGGTGTGGAGGCGACCGCCGCGGCCGTCGCCCGGCACTACGGCTCGGGGCTGCTCGACGGCTGGCTGGTCGACACGGTCGACGCGGGCGCGGTGGCGGACGTCGAGGGGGCGGGGATCCGCTGCCGTGCCGTACCACTGCTGATGAGCGACGTGGACGCGACCGCCGAGATGGTGCGTCAGGCGCTGGAACTGGCCGAGGAGGTACGGGCGTGA
- a CDS encoding coenzyme F420-0:L-glutamate ligase codes for MTSPSYRVWALPGLGEVRPGDDLAKLIAAASPGLVDGDVLLVTSKIVSKAEGRIVEATDRETAIDAETVRVVARRGTLRIVENRQGLVMAAAGVDASNTPAGTVLLLPSDPDASARAIRDGLRDTLGVDVGVIVTDTSGRPWRNGLTDVAIGAAGVRVLDDLRGGTDAHGNPLSATVVATADELAAAGDLVKGKTEGLPVAVVRGLSHVVADSAEGARAMVRSAADDMFRLGTSEAVREAVTLRRTVREFTDEPVDGGAVRRAVAAAVTAPAPHHTTPWRFVLLESAEARTGLLDAMRDAWIADLRADGKSEESIAKRVRRGDVLRRAPYLVVPCLVMDGSHHYGDPRRDTAEREMFVVAAGAGVQNFLVALAGERLGSAWVSSTMFCREVVRDVLGLPGGWDPMGAVAVGHAAGTPKERPVRSASAFVEVR; via the coding sequence GTGACCTCGCCGTCGTACCGGGTCTGGGCGCTGCCCGGCCTCGGCGAGGTCCGGCCGGGCGACGACCTGGCCAAGCTGATCGCCGCCGCATCGCCCGGACTGGTGGACGGCGATGTCCTGCTCGTCACCTCGAAGATCGTGAGCAAGGCCGAGGGACGGATCGTGGAGGCAACCGACCGCGAGACGGCCATCGACGCGGAGACGGTACGGGTGGTGGCGCGCCGCGGCACCCTTCGCATCGTCGAGAACCGGCAGGGCCTGGTGATGGCCGCTGCCGGGGTGGACGCCTCCAACACCCCTGCCGGGACAGTGCTGTTGCTGCCTTCCGATCCCGATGCTTCGGCGCGGGCGATCCGCGACGGGCTGCGGGACACCCTCGGCGTCGATGTCGGCGTGATCGTCACCGACACCTCCGGGCGGCCCTGGCGCAACGGGCTGACCGATGTCGCCATCGGCGCGGCCGGGGTACGGGTGCTGGACGATCTGCGCGGCGGAACGGACGCGCACGGCAATCCGCTGAGTGCGACCGTCGTGGCCACCGCGGACGAACTGGCTGCCGCCGGTGACCTGGTAAAGGGCAAAACGGAGGGGCTGCCGGTCGCGGTGGTCCGTGGCCTGTCCCATGTGGTGGCCGATTCCGCCGAGGGCGCGCGGGCGATGGTGCGGAGCGCGGCCGACGACATGTTCCGGCTGGGAACCTCCGAGGCGGTACGGGAAGCGGTGACTCTGCGCCGCACAGTGCGCGAGTTCACCGACGAGCCGGTGGACGGCGGTGCGGTACGGCGCGCGGTCGCGGCCGCGGTGACGGCTCCGGCGCCGCATCACACGACGCCGTGGCGCTTTGTGCTGCTGGAGTCCGCCGAGGCGCGCACCGGACTGCTCGACGCGATGCGGGACGCGTGGATCGCGGATCTGCGGGCCGACGGCAAGTCGGAGGAGTCCATCGCCAAGCGGGTGCGGCGCGGGGACGTGCTGCGCAGGGCGCCGTACCTGGTCGTGCCGTGCCTGGTGATGGACGGCTCGCACCACTACGGGGACCCTCGGCGCGATACCGCCGAGCGCGAGATGTTCGTGGTGGCGGCGGGCGCGGGGGTGCAGAACTTCCTGGTGGCGCTGGCGGGCGAGCGGCTCGGCTCGGCGTGGGTGTCGTCGACGATGTTCTGCCGCGAGGTCGTACGGGACGTACTGGGGCTGCCGGGCGGGTGGGACCCCATGGGCGCGGTGGCCGTGGGGCACGCGGCCGGGACGCCGAAGGAACGGCCGGTGCGGTCGGCTTCCGCCTTCGTCGAGGTGCGCTGA
- a CDS encoding DNA-3-methyladenine glycosylase, with the protein MAGRFSPRPTRTTVRGGHTAVPTGVPAQAQAQARPGSLHRRWAPPGPLDLGLVLGPLRRGPADPTFRTSPDGSVWRASRTPDGPGTLRVALRTGTADAEAWGPGADWLLEHLPALLGEADDPAAFTPRHRLLAASQHRSPGLRLTRTGLVLESLIPSILEQKVTTDEAYRAWRLLVRKYGEPAPGPDMRLHVMPDARTWALIPSWEWHRAGVDSKRSSTILRAVRVARRLEEAAAMQPEQAAARLELIPGIGPWTSAETVQRSNGAPDAVTVGDIHLPRIVGYALAGDRNADDAAMLELLAPYAGQRHRAARLILLSGRTPPRREPKMPRVDIGTL; encoded by the coding sequence GTGGCAGGACGTTTCAGCCCCCGCCCCACCCGCACCACCGTGCGTGGCGGTCACACCGCCGTACCCACAGGCGTCCCGGCACAGGCGCAGGCGCAGGCCCGCCCCGGCTCACTGCACCGGCGCTGGGCACCACCCGGCCCCCTCGATCTCGGACTCGTACTCGGCCCGCTCCGCCGCGGACCTGCCGATCCCACCTTCCGCACGAGCCCGGACGGGTCCGTCTGGCGCGCCAGCCGTACTCCCGACGGACCCGGCACGCTCCGCGTGGCGCTGCGCACCGGCACCGCCGATGCCGAGGCGTGGGGCCCCGGCGCCGACTGGCTCCTGGAGCACCTCCCCGCCCTGCTCGGCGAGGCGGACGACCCCGCCGCCTTCACCCCCCGCCACCGCCTGCTCGCCGCCTCCCAGCACCGCAGCCCGGGGCTCCGCCTGACCCGCACCGGCCTGGTCCTCGAGTCCCTGATCCCCTCGATCCTGGAGCAGAAGGTCACCACGGACGAGGCGTACCGCGCCTGGCGGCTGCTCGTACGGAAGTACGGCGAGCCCGCCCCCGGGCCCGACATGCGCCTGCATGTGATGCCCGACGCCCGCACCTGGGCGCTGATCCCGTCATGGGAGTGGCACCGCGCCGGCGTGGACTCGAAGCGGTCCTCGACAATCCTGCGCGCGGTCCGGGTTGCCCGCCGGCTCGAGGAAGCCGCGGCCATGCAGCCCGAACAGGCTGCCGCCCGGCTGGAGTTGATCCCCGGCATCGGCCCCTGGACCTCGGCCGAGACGGTCCAGCGCAGCAACGGCGCCCCCGACGCCGTCACCGTCGGCGATATCCATCTGCCGCGCATCGTCGGCTACGCCCTGGCGGGCGACCGCAACGCCGACGACGCGGCGATGCTGGAACTCCTCGCCCCCTACGCGGGCCAGCGCCACCGCGCCGCCCGCCTCATCCTCCTCAGCGGCCGCACCCCACCGCGCCGCGAGCCGAAGATGCCACGCGTCGACATCGGCACGCTCTGA
- a CDS encoding NDP-sugar synthase, with translation MTEAILLVGGKGTRLRPLTVNTPKPMVPAAGVPFLTHQLARARAAGVEHIVLATSYLAEVFEPYFGDGSALGLHLEYVTEEEPLGTGGAIRNVASRLRSGPDDPVLIFNGDILTGLDIEALVATHRSSGADVSLHLTRVEDPRAFGLVPTDADGRVQAFLEKPQSPEEIVTDQINAGAYVFRRSVIDTIPADRPVSVERETFPDLLASGAHLQGMVDSTYWLDLGTPQAFVRGSADLVMGRAPSPAVPGRCGDRLVLPSASVASDAKLTGGTVIGRGAVIGAGARIDGSAILEGATVEAGAVISASLIGAGARIGARTTLSGVVIGDGASVGADNELCEGARVWCDATLPPASVRFSSDQ, from the coding sequence GTGACAGAAGCGATCCTTCTGGTCGGAGGCAAGGGCACCCGGCTGCGTCCACTCACGGTCAATACGCCGAAGCCGATGGTCCCTGCGGCGGGTGTTCCCTTCCTCACGCATCAGCTGGCGCGGGCACGGGCGGCGGGTGTCGAGCACATCGTGCTCGCGACGTCGTACCTGGCGGAGGTCTTCGAGCCGTACTTCGGCGACGGGTCTGCGCTCGGTCTCCATCTCGAGTACGTCACCGAGGAGGAGCCGCTCGGCACGGGCGGGGCGATACGCAATGTCGCCTCCCGGCTGCGCTCGGGCCCCGACGACCCGGTCCTGATCTTCAACGGGGACATCCTGACCGGCCTGGACATCGAGGCGCTCGTCGCCACCCACCGGTCGTCGGGCGCGGACGTCTCGCTGCATCTGACCCGGGTCGAGGACCCCAGGGCCTTCGGCCTCGTCCCGACGGATGCCGACGGGCGCGTGCAGGCCTTCCTCGAAAAGCCCCAGAGCCCCGAGGAGATCGTCACCGACCAGATCAACGCGGGGGCGTATGTCTTCCGCCGCTCGGTCATCGACACGATCCCGGCGGACCGCCCGGTCTCGGTGGAACGCGAAACCTTTCCCGACCTGCTGGCATCCGGAGCCCACCTCCAGGGCATGGTCGACTCCACCTACTGGCTGGACCTCGGCACCCCGCAGGCCTTCGTCCGCGGCTCGGCCGACCTGGTCATGGGCCGTGCCCCGTCCCCGGCGGTCCCGGGCCGCTGCGGCGACCGCCTGGTCCTGCCCTCGGCGTCGGTGGCGTCCGACGCAAAACTGACCGGAGGCACGGTCATCGGCCGCGGCGCGGTGATCGGCGCGGGCGCCCGCATCGACGGAAGCGCGATCCTGGAGGGCGCGACCGTGGAAGCGGGAGCGGTGATCTCCGCCTCCCTGATCGGCGCGGGAGCGCGCATCGGAGCGCGTACGACCCTGTCGGGCGTGGTGATCGGCGACGGCGCGTCGGTGGGCGCGGACAACGAACTGTGCGAGGGCGCCCGCGTATGGTGCGACGCGACCCTCCCCCCGGCGTCGGTCCGCTTCTCCTCGGACCAGTAG